TTATTATGGAAAATCCCATATTCATGGAAGAAAGACGCATACCAGAGAAGAAAATGCCACATTTTATAACTCGAGCAGAATTAGACATCGAAGCTGAATTAGAGATGGTTTCAAATTTTGCATCTGGAATACCAAAGGATAAATTGCAAATAGAGATGGCTAAGTTTGGTATGAGAAGGTAAGACATAAACCAATAGGGAGTACTCACTCTTTtccattttgattttgaatcagtACGTACAACACTTTGTTTTTCACGGCTGTCAAATCTATCTTTACATATTACAATCACGAAGTAAATCAATTACTACGTACTTGTTTGATCGACGATTATTAATGCATGTTGTGAAAATAACAGAGCTAAAAATCTTGGATGGCCAAACACTTATGTACTAACAAAGGCTATGGGAGAAGTGGTATTAACCAAGTTCAGAGAAAAATTACCAATGATTATCATCCGCCCGACTTTGGTCGAAAGCAGTTTAAAAGAGCCATTCCCTGGATGGATTGAAGGATACAGGGTGATGGATCCGATCATCTTATCTTACGGAAAAGGACAACTTCAAGGAATTACGGGAGACCCCTTAGCGGTTCTAGACATTGTGAGTATCGTAAATACAAAAACTTATATATGTCCTTGTTATTTTCCATGTTCGATTTCTGTATTTTGATATTCATTTTCATTAGGTAGGATCAACGCCTGTTTTtgttcaaaaaacaaaatagttTGGGATTTTTATATTCATTTTCATTAGGTAGGATGAACGCCCGTTTTtgttcaaaaaacaaaaaaagtttgGGGTGAGAGAGGCTCGAACTCTCGACCTCAGGATCACTCAACTTAGCTATGAGACCTACGCGCTAGCCAAATGCGCCACCACCCCTTTGATGTTATTTCTTTGAATTAATATTATACATATAGAGTAGTCTGGTTTACAAAATGTTCCTATTCTATTCCATCAATAATCAAGATAATATGGTTAATTTCACTTAATTGATTAGGTAGATAATTCAAAAGTTAAAAAAACTTATTAAAGACAATAATTAATAAAGATTTCATACTTTATATTTCGTACTTAATTGGTTCCGGCtatgttgtgacttgtgagatATTTTCATGTTCGGTCTCTCTTTCCTCAATCAAAAGGCTATTACAAGCACCTATTGACcgttacgttttattttattcattttctttAATATGTGTAACGTAGCTACAATAAGTGGGAAGAACATCATTCATTTTTTATAAAATGAATCTAATGCGATTTTAATGTATGTTCACGTGTTATAGGTACCAGTTGACATGGTCGTAAATACTATGATGGCAGCCATTGCGAATCATGGTATTGTAGGGAAACCCGGGATAAATATTTACCATGTTTCTTCATCTACGGAAAACCCACTCTTTTGTCACAAGTTATTTGAATATTGTTGCAATTACTTTACATTGCATCCCCTCAAAGATTCAAGAGGAGAACTAATAAGAGGAGTCAAAGAAATGGAATTCTTCACAACAATTGATGAATATGTATTGTTTGGATTGGATGCTAATAAGCCTTCAAATGTTAAGCTGCATAGCAAGCTTGTTCGCATGGCTGCTATCTATAAGGGAACAATGCTCAACCCATCAAGGTAAATTGTACTACTTCCTTCCTTCTTTTCGCTATAGACTAGCATAATTTTAACCATTATAATGCCTCTAAATctctaattattaataattataaatcataaataagttgatatatcttttaaaaatatacaTTCAGATGAATCCACTTTAAATCACTAATATAAAATTTGGTTATTGTAAATCGCTAGAGTCAGTACGTCAAACTACGttatgtgtgaatagtgtaaaaagtcaaacGGATCAGAAGAAGTATCAAGGAAGTAACTTATACATTTTGATGCATGTATATTATGTTTACTCTTTACACTATATGTTGTACTACGGTATTTGTTTTCTCTTTTTCCATCGTCAAACTTTGAGAAAAATGGATTAAGAAACACAAAGTATTCAAAATAAGAAACCTTAAAAAAAGAAAGTAATTTGGATAGATGAGAAGATTCTTGTCAGAAAAAAGATTAGAAGATAATGTTAATTAGCATGGATTTCTAATCATGATTTTGATTTGCCTAGGTTCAGTAACAAAAACAGTCAAGAATTGTTTGGGAAAATGTCCAAGGAAGAGAGGAAAGTGTTTGAGTTAAATATGAAAAGCATAGATTGGGAGGATTATTTCATCAACATTCATTTCCCTGGTCTCAGAAAGCACATTCTCAAGGAGATATTTTTACCCCCAAAACTTTGAAGCCTTAATTCTTTTGCAATATGTTTCCTACTCCTCGATCTACCTTTGTTGGAACTCGTCTTATGTACGTAAAATTCTACTCTGTAATAAATTCGGCACATGCATTGTACTTTCAATTCCGACTAGCTATTCAGTTGTCgacaatctatactaatatattaaaatgcgttagagcaactccaattgTTTCTTATAGGGACTCGCTTGCAAATATTATAAATGTTAAGCTAGTAGCTAAACCATTGGTGCACATGTCCTAAATTAGCTTTGTTAGGCAAATTAGCTTTGTAGAGCTAATTAGCTTGAAAAAAATGGCAAAaccaaaatgatgttttacacgTACAAAATAATAAGTGGCAAGTAGCCAACCATTGGAGTAAAAAATAGCTAGGAATTGTGTagcttaaaaagttgatatggCATTACAAGCTATAATATGATTTAgccaaccattggagttgctcttatgGAAAACGTCTATGTGCCACGTAGTGCTCTTCCCTTTGCGCCACATCATTCACTCACCAAGTGGTATGCCATGTCATTGATAACCAAAAATTAACACAATGAGGTACGAACTCTAGACCTCATGTTTGAATGATatt
This Spinacia oleracea cultivar Varoflay chromosome 6, BTI_SOV_V1, whole genome shotgun sequence DNA region includes the following protein-coding sequences:
- the LOC110794794 gene encoding fatty acyl-CoA reductase 2, chloroplastic, producing MLSSSNLNHPNVDGIGIINFLSHKYYFITGSTGFIAKVFIEKLLREVPEVQKVYLLMRAQNAEAAEQRLKTEIIDCELFKRVKDEHGERYNEFMKSKLVPVVGNFSDPGLGMDADLARLIADQLNVIVNCVGNTKWHERYDVLLDVNVRGLSKLLGYAMNCKKLRLLVQVSTAYVETRYEVIMENPIFMEERRIPEKKMPHFITRAELDIEAELEMVSNFASGIPKDKLQIEMAKFGMRRAKNLGWPNTYVLTKAMGEVVLTKFREKLPMIIIRPTLVESSLKEPFPGWIEGYRVMDPIILSYGKGQLQGITGDPLAVLDIVPVDMVVNTMMAAIANHGIVGKPGINIYHVSSSTENPLFCHKLFEYCCNYFTLHPLKDSRGELIRGVKEMEFFTTIDEYVLFGLDANKPSNVKLHSKLVRMAAIYKGTMLNPSRFSNKNSQELFGKMSKEERKVFELNMKSIDWEDYFINIHFPGLRKHILKEIFLPPKL